From the genome of Ovis aries strain OAR_USU_Benz2616 breed Rambouillet chromosome 5, ARS-UI_Ramb_v3.0, whole genome shotgun sequence:
ggtgagagaggagagtgaaaaagctggcttgaaactcaacattcaaaaaaagaagatcatgacatccggtcccatcacttcatggcaaatagaggggtaAAAAGTGGAAAtcagattctattttcttgggctccaagttcactgcagatggtaactccagccataaaatcaaaagacacttgctccttggaaggaaagctatgacaaacctagacagtgtagtaaaaagcagagacatcactttgctgacaaagtgattgccgtttagtcaaagctatggtttttccagtagtcacgaatggatgtgagagttgaaacatAAAGACGGCTAagacctgaagaattgatgcttttgaattgtggtgatagagaagattcttgagttccttggactgcaaggagataaaacttgtcaatcctaaaataaattaatcctgaatattcactggaaggactgatactcaaactgaaattccaatacttcggccacctgatgtgaagagccaattcattggaaaactgaaggcaaaaggagaagggggtggcagaggataagatggttatatagcatcactgactcaatggacatgagtttgggcagactctagtagatggtgaaggaagcctgctgtgctgcagtccatggggtcgaaaagagttggacgggacttagcgaatgaacacaacagcaaagaaagaagaaagtgaaatcaaTGCCAGTGATCAGAGGTAACAGTATATCCACAAGACCTAAGTGAGAATATGCTGTGTGCAAGCTTTATATTCTATTCTTTCCATTATTACTATTCACGGGATTTTCTCCCCCTCTGTTTTTAGACCCAGACTCTCGCCCCAATCCTCTTGATTCTTTACACAAATACATGGGAGGGACTCTGTGTGATATCTCAAGTGGGGCCTCTCGTGGCCAGTGAGAAGAATCCCATTCCTCCAGGACAAGCTCAAATGTCAAAGTTTCTTTTCCCTGAAAATGTTATGGGAGGAAAGAGTAGCTAGAAGAGCAGACTGTAAGTGAGTTCTGAAGTCAGGTGACCCGGGGTTCAGGTTACTGCTGCCTAGTCTTCAGGATGTTGGGCAAACAGGCAGCAGCAACACGGGGCACTTTACAGGTATCAGCTCCCTCAGTGGTGACAATCACCCAATGGCATGGATATACTCTCATCCCAATTTCCAAATGGGGAGACGAAGATAGAGAGGTGAATTACCAGGAAGCGGGAAGTCAGGATTCTAATCCAGGGAGTCTGACCTCAAAGTGCAAGCTTCTTACACAATAACACAAGTGGAAATAACACAAGTATAACAATATTTGCCAAAATACTCTAAATCAGGGTTTCCAGCCTGGGCGCTATTGACATTTGAGGCTAGATAACTATTTGTTGTGGAGGGCTTTGTCCTATGCTTTGCAGGATGTTTAACCAGTACCCTGGCCTCTACCAGTAAACACCAGTGGCACCTCTGTCCCAGTGttgacaaccaaaaatatctccaggCGTTGCCAAATGTTCCCTGGGGCCCCAAACTGCCAccagttgagaaccacttctCTAAATAGTAAgagcattttcaaataaaaatgttctttctctttgttctcaAGACAGCAATAATTGTTTCATTAAGCAGGTATTTTGCAGTTATAAAGAATGCATGGGCCAGAGAGGGGTTGGCTGGGTGGGTGTAGGACAAAGTAGAAAGTGCTAAGCAAGGCCGTGGGATGTAGGATCAGAGACCATGAAGCTGCCCAAGCTGGAGAAGGCCCTCTGGTCATACATGTACAGCAATGGCCAAAGAGCCAcacatttattcctttttccAGCAGAGAGGGTGGAGGTGTGGAGGGGTGAGTTCTTGCTTATGGAGGGAAGTGAATGTTCGGAAGAGAAGGCCTGAGGAGTGCACGGGATGCAAGTGTACCCGATGCAGTTCAGgaccaggaaagaacactggggCATCTGTACACATGCCTCCCTTCACCCCACCTCTCCTCCCTTTAAGGATAGAGGGGTCCTCAGATTCCTCTCCCTCCATTTTCCAACTTCACAACTAGACAGTCCTGCGCTAACAAGCAGGAACTGAATTTTCGAGATAGAAAATAACAGTGACCCACATTTTCCCACCTTAAACAAAATGAACCccatttcattttcctgtttcACTTCAAGGAAGACAAAATACCACCCCAAGCTCTGGGCACCAGGGTGCTGGCACAGTCAGCTGCTGAAAACCCAAGTGCCCAAACCTTCTGCCCTCTACTGGGTGGGGAACAgctctgccatcccctcctccacccccaactCCCTCTCTCCTAGCCTCAATTtcaaaatctaaaatttaaaaatgaaaaaaagtttctttCATAACTCCTTTGGTGGTAAAACTTACCCTAAGACTGACGGAAGGCTACTTATTTTCCGTTCATATGTTTCTCTACAGGAATGTTAATGTATTCAATTACAAGATGCTCCACAGACCCTAACTGAGGTGTTATGTCATATTAGGGGGACTATACTTCCTGATTCACTGGGACAGTTCCAGTTTAAGCcagatgtttgaaaatattttagctgCCCCTTTTACTCTCAAAAGCTCTGGTTACATAATAAATTATATGGTCACACTATATGATATGCATACCATTATATTTCcaagaagagaaatgcaaaaaagcaaaatggctgtctcatgaggccttacaaatatctgtgaaaaaaggagaagcaaacagcaaaggagaaaaggaaagatatacccatctgaatgcagagttccagagaatagcaaggagagataagaaagccttcctcagtgatcagtgcaaagaaatagaggaaaacaatagaatgggaaagactagagatctcttcaagaacattagagatatcaagggaatatttcatgcaaagatgggcacaacaaaagacagaaatggtatggacctaagagaagcagacaatattgagaacaggtggcaagaatacacagaagaattgtacaaaaaagatctttatgacccagataatcatgatggtgtgatcactcacctagagccagacgtcctggaaggtgaagtcaagcaggccttagaaagcatcactatgaacaaagctagtggaggtgatggaattccagttgagatatttcatatcctaaaagatgatgctgtgaaaatgctgcactcaatatgccagcaaatttggaaaactcagcagtggccacaggactggaaaaaggctattttcattccaattccaaagaaaggcaatgccaaagaatgctcaaactactgcacaattgcactcatctcacacactagtaaagtaatgctcaaaattctccaagccaggcttgaacaatacgtgaactgtgaacttcccgatgttcaagctggttttagaaaaggcaaagaaaccagggattgaattttcaacatctgttggattatcgaaaaagcaaaagtgttccagaaaaacaactgtttctcctttattaactatgccaaagcctttgattgtgtggatcacaacaaactgtggaaaattcttaaagggatggggataccagaccacctgacctgcctcttgataaatctgtatgcaggtcaggaagcaacagttagaactggacatggaacaacagactggtttcaaacaggaaaaggagtaggtcgaggctgtatattgtcaccctgcttatttaacttatttgcaaagtacatcataagaaacactgggctggaagaagcacaagctggaatcaagattgctgggagaaatatcaataacctcagatatgcagatgacaccacccttatggcagaaagtgaagaagaactaaagagccccttgatgaaagtgaaagaggaaagtagaaaagttggcttaaagctcaacattctgaaaacgaagatcgtggcatccagtcccatcacttcatggtaaatagatggggaaacagtggaaacagtggctgactttattttggggggctccaaaatcactgcagatggtgattgcagccatgaaattaaaagacgcttactttccggaaggaaagttatgaccaacctagacagtatattcaaaagcagagacattactttgccaacaaaggtccatctagtcaaggctatggtttttccagtagtcatgtatggatgtgagagttgggctataaagaaagctgagcactgaagaattgatgcttttgaactgtggtgctgtagaagactcttgagagtcccttggattgcaaggagatccaacctgtccatcctaaaggagatcagtcctgagtgttcattggatggactgatgttgaagctgaacttccgatactttggccacctgatgcaaagagctgactcatttgaaaagcccctgatgctgggaaagattgagggcaggagaaggggatgacagaggatgagctggttggatggcatcactgactcaatggacatgagtttgggtgaactccaggagttggtgatggacagggaggcctggtgtgctgcggttcattggGTCTCatagtgtcagacacgactgagagactgaactgaactgatttctttgccaacaaaggttcatctagtcaaggctatggtttttccaatagtcatgtatggatgtgagagttggactataaaggaagctgagcaccagtgaatcgatgcttttgaactgtggtgttggagaagactcttgagagtcccttggactgcaaggagatccaatcagtccattctacaggatatcagtcctgagtgttcattggatggactgatgttgaagctgaacctccagtactttggccacctgatgtgaagcgctgactcgtttgaaaagtccctgatgctgggaaagattgagggcaggaggagaaagggatggcagaggatgagatggttggatggcatcaccgactcaccaGAGACGAGTtagggtaaactccagaagtcggtgatgcacagggaggcctggtgtgctgcagtccattgggtcgtaaagagttggacatgactgagcgactgaactgaactgatatttctaAAATCCACCTCTGTTCCACAGGCACACACTTCAAATCCAGAGTGGTAGGTGGCCCTCTGTTGTCGGCCTGGGgcatggggttgggggagggggagccaaCGTGGGGGTTGCCATTCTCACCAGAAGCTCCTTGCTCTCCTTCTCTTCTGTGGAACGAAAGGCCTCATAGTCCTCCAAATCCTTCTTCAAGACCTTCAGCCTGGACTCCAGAAGCTCCTGCAGGAGGGTGAGAAGGAAGACATTGCggggagaagattcttgaaaccCCCACGTGGGCCTTCCTGAAACCACCCAGAAGAAAGTGAAGGCCCTGTTCACTGAGGCGGAGGAGGCAGGATTGAAGCCACCTCTGGAAGTTGGGATGGATGCAGCCTACACAGGCTGCACTTAAGGGTACAGGGCAACTGCAAGCTGATTCCAAAGACCTCAGGGTCTCCGGTCTTCAAGATCATCTGTGCACAATCTAGGCTGAAATCCAAGCACTCCAGCTGCTCAGTCTGCCTAGTCCTCTTTTCTGCTCTCCTCACCAGCATCAGAAAGCCCTCTGGGTAGGAGGGCTGGAGCAGAGTCAGAGCAAAGAAAGACCGGGGACTGTGCCGCAGGCCTCCTAGTGCACACCCCAGCAAGTTGGCAGGAAAGGGAGGCAGCAGGCAAGGAGAATCACAGCCGGCTCTTGGCACTCTACTGAACTCTGGATCCACTCACCCCCTTAGCCCAACCTCCTGGGAAGGTCGTCTCACTTGACCACAAGAGATGAGAGAACACTGAACAGAGCTATGCCCGTGGTAAGGGTTGATAGTAGGGGTAGCAGATGTGGCAGTGTGAAGGAGGCACTACGAGAAGCCGGGGACCGACAGAAAATCGCCATATCTGTGGGGTATCATGCAGTGGGTCCAGTATGGGCCCCAAAGGAAATGATAAGGGCGTGGGAGGCTGGCGACAGAGGGAGAGCTGCGTTGAGTCCCGAAGCTAATGCCAGGCAGCATGAGATAGGACAAAAAAAAGCAGGGGCTCACCTGGGCCTTCCTGCGTGCGCGGGAATACTAGAACAGGGACTGGAGGTCCCGAGAACCTTCATGGGTGGGGACGACACTCACCTTAGCCTCCTGAACCGCCTCGTCCAGCGGCAACACGGCGTGAGCGCGGTGCTCGCGGGCGCGGTCGCACACCACGCAAATGGCCCGTCCATCGTCCTGGCAGTAGAGCTTGAGCGGTTCGCCGTGCTGCGCGCACCCGGCCGCCACAGCCTCCGGAGGCCCGCGCTCTCCTGGCGCTCCGGCCGGCAGGCTGAAACGCCGCAGCAGTGTGGCCACCGCGGCCAGCTGCCGGTTGGGCCGCAGCTGGCTGGGGCGCGCGGGCTCGCGACACTGCGGGCAGGGCAGCGAGAAGGACAGCGTGTGGGACACGGCGGTGGCCCTCGTTGCCGGGCGCTCCCAGCAGCGTGCGATGCAGGCGCGGCAGAAGCTGTGGCCGCACTCGACGGACACTGGCTCGCGGAAGAGCTCCAGGCAGATGGAGCAGGTCGCCTCTCCTTGCAGCTCTGCTGCCAGCGCCAGCGCCTCGGCCCCGGCGCCTGGGCCAGTCCGCGGCCCTACTGCCGCCATGCGCGCCCCCAGCTCACCGAAGTCGGGCGGCGCTGGGGAAGTTGCCGGAGCCGACAGTGCGCGGCCGGGGCGGGAGTCCGAGCGGCCGCTGAAAGAGGAAAGGCGGGGCTGACGCCGGCTGGCAGAGACTAGAGCTGAGTGCTCCAGGCTGAGAAACGCTAGAGGAGGGTGCGTCTTGTCAACTGGCGGAGTAGCACAGGTCCGGGGGATCTAAGCGCGGGCCAGTGCCTTGCATTCCCGCTGAGCCCCCTCAATACCCTGCTTTGGCCAGCAGCCTCGGAGGTCTCGCGGCCCTCTCTCCGTCTCTCCCTTATCTCAGCTCTAATGCTAGCCTACGCTGTCCAAGCCTGACTCCGTCAGCCTTGAGAAACGGGCCGGGACAGGTGGAAGCACACGCCCACCTGGGCGCCACTCCCAGTTGCTGCCCGAGGCCGACCCAGCACAGCCCGAGGGTCTGGCGCCCGACCACAGTGTCGGGTTCCCGGAGCACAGGTTTGTCCGGCCCTGTACTAAGTTAAATTTAGTCTGGAACCTGGCTCTTGCTCCTACCGCCACCCCCATGAGTGGCCTTTTATCCACTTTTGTAGCTACCTTTCTTGCATTTGTGTCCTCCCCTGcccatttattctttttgttttttaatgcaaGTAATACACTTAAAAGCAATCCCCCCGCTTTATTCAGTGTTATCCTcctcccctaaaaaaaaaaaaaacaaaagcaaaacaaaacccaatcCTCGACTGTCTCTTTAGCTTTATTTGTacagctctctgcaacccttcTGGAGCTGCCAATAATATTTGCTCACACCCGGTCTccctttaggggcttccctggtggctcagaccgtaaagagtTTGCTCGCAATTCGaaaactcgggtttgatccctggatcgggtagattccctggagaagagaatggctacccactccaatattcttccctggagaattccatggacagtccctggggtcacaatgagtcggacacaactgagcgactaacacacacacgtctCTCATCACTCCCTCTGGAGGGCACTCTAAGCAGATTTTCTTCCTCAGCCTCCTCAGAAACTGCTCTTGTCAAGGTGACCGGTGACCGCAGAGATCATAACCCAAAGGTGAAAGCAGGCGGCTTCTTAGGCTTTACCTCGTCTCTCCTCGGATGCTTCCTCCTCCTGGCACCGTGCCTTCCTTCCTGGGTACTGTACTCCCTGGCTTTTCTCCCGCTTCCACGACCTCCTACCAGCTTCTTGGTCACCACGGttgtttcctcttcctctccctgcccTTGCTTGGTCCTTGGACTTTCTGTCTACGCTCACTTCCTTGTGATCTCTTCCACTTTCTTGCTTGAAAGACTTTCTCCCTGCTCCACGCACAAATCCCCAGCCCAACTCTTCCTAGGATGCCTGGCTCCCACAGCCAGCTCACTGGGCAGCATCTCCACATGAAGCGTTCTAAGGGAGAGTTACACACTCGTCACATCCACAGTGCACTTCTGTCTGCCCCTCCACCTGCTCTTCCCACAGCCTTCCCCACTACACTCCATTTAACAGCAACTCCATCCATCCAGGTGCTCAGGCCCAAATCGGTGAGTCTTCTGAGGCTCCCCAAGAGAGGGGAAATGCACAGGACCCACCCCTAGTCCTCAGCATCTCAATTCTTCCATGGCATCATCACCTATAATTTGATGATCACAACAGTTCTTTCCCCTTCTATCCCTCTCCTA
Proteins encoded in this window:
- the TRIM7 gene encoding E3 ubiquitin-protein ligase TRIM7 isoform X2, translated to MAAVGPRTGPGAGAEALALAAELQGEATCSICLELFREPVSVECGHSFCRACIARCWERPATRATAVSHTLSFSLPCPQCREPARPSQLRPNRQLAAVATLLRRFSLPAGAPGERGPPEAVAAGCAQHGEPLKLYCQDDGRAICVVCDRAREHRAHAVLPLDEAVQEAKELLESRLKVLKKDLEDYEAFRSTEEKESKELLKQMAAEQEKVGAEFQALRAFLVEQEGRLLGRLEELSREVTQKQNENLAQLGDEIAQLSKLSSQIQETTCKPDLDFLQEFKNTLSRCSNVPAPKPTTVSSEMKNKVWNASLKTFVLKGLLKKFKEDLRGELEKEEKERKLQEGRDIPLWDSQGLEQTWNIVVLTASWS